In one window of Trichoderma breve strain T069 chromosome 7 map unlocalized scaffold00008, whole genome shotgun sequence DNA:
- a CDS encoding o-methyltransferase domain-containing protein: MTKTTTAALYPNAKVAAEVGTYSERNSTALPKNLIDYHDFIVESRSDSDYMVSSLQAQSLAFFARAFGAKRILEIGSYVGFSALVWAHAVGQDGKVTGLEFSEEYAKIANEAFEKQGVKNVEIIVGDALQTLSTLKPEEPYDLIFIDAQKSGYPDYLRDILAGSQPGSTTRLLRPGGIIIADNVLRRALVADGSEENPNWGLQRHVKNAEDDLTALRKFNTALANDERLEALLLPVFDGVGFARLLD, from the exons ATGACCAAGACAACCACCGCAGCCCTCTATCCCAACGCAAAGGTAGCCGCCGAGGTGGGGACGTACTCGGAGCGGAACTCAACTGCATTGCCAAAGAACCTCATTGATTATCATGACTTCATAGTGGAAAGTCGTTCGGACTCGGATTATATGGTATCGAGTTTGCAAGCACAGAGCCTTGCCTTTTTTGCCAGAGCGTTTGGCGCCAAGCGGATTCTTGAAATTGGCTCTTACGTTGGCTTCTCTGCACTCGTCTGGGCACATGctgttggccaagatggcaAAGTGACTGGTCTTGAATTCTCGGAAGAATATGCCAAGATTGCAAACGAGGCTTTTGAGAAGCAGGGCGTGAAGAATGTGGAAATCATCGTGGGAGATGCACTCCAAAC GCTTTCGACTTTGAAACCCGAGGAGCCGTATGATTTGATATTCATTGATGCTCAGAAGTCAGGCTATCCCGACTATCTCCGGGATATTCTGGCCGGCTCCCAACCTGGTTCAACTACACGGCTCCTTCGCCCTGggggcatcatcattgcaGATAATGTCCTGCGGCGTGCACTGGTAGCTGATGGGAGTGAGGAGAATCCAAACTGGGGATTACAGCGACACGTGAAGAATGCCGAAGATGACCTTACGGCCCTTCGCAAGTTTAACACAGCGTTGGCAAACGATGAACGGCTGGAGGCGCTCCTCTTGCCAGTGTTTGACGGCGTCGGTTTTGCGAGACTACTCGATTAA
- a CDS encoding ATPase family associated with various cellular activities (AAA) domain-containing protein: MVQGEDGEPSSKKLHPFFTKSDVDQPIVPPAPLPVEPTQPASDDLPTSTTEGPKRKRRRTDTPLAHDDPEAKKSRRGRKPAKQTLNGAILSHLNRPGQDVVSAGEPTPGQLATGFPASTLSEVTPEQLDEATLQTLSKTEPPQFPPSSLRDPTPVPMQPKKVLKFNPKTGTLGSPPKPKATSKPSRIVTIRYGRDDEHRKNMGDKITGILEGRLNLSLEPSKRKSTQPRQEQGTGTAEKSKTTHPFFMGKPKPQSDVGTSGDSTKKPSGHKSSVFMSTPVSPKKPRNPFSSGKAIQFGIKSGGTKIPGAMYPLWPAHGMAHVRDADFPYTRATVRESGIGYRRSKRVAVSIAPHESVLRHLVDELDMTGMRHSLPKDDNNFLPAPPELRLPQRHFESGRKLQKRIRPQLQSHITNHFNYDESNLGVDELAIQQHSKTHPAISRLYRTLETQLSAFDRSQCEGSAWIQKYAPVTAAQVLQPGKEALLLSDWLQALRVQSVGSGSSEGDKGKGKPKKKRKKNKLDGFVIDSEEEDAEMDEISDTDEDWAALPGSGLLKRSVMRSINMAGKGSKEQGRLTNAIVLSGPHGSGKTAAVYAVAKELDFEIFEINAGSRRSGKDILEKVGDMTRNHLVQHNRAESTAIDPEEVANDINSGKQGMMTSFFKPKTTTQPTKPQRAKLPGESVEKETKAPPKSQKQSLILLEEVDILFEEDKQFWATLTSLIAQSKRPFIMTCNDESLVPLQSLNLHGIFRFSPAPSSLAVDLCLLIAANEGHALQRSAVEALYTSRNHDLRATITELNYWCQIGVGDRKGGFDWFYLRWPKGSDLDENGDVVRVISEDTYQRGMGWISRDPVVSTRGLAAEQEAMEQAWDFWGLDMGHWRNSVDMRFPATNTAESKRDITTLRHLEAYDDFCSAMSSADLYSGGAYGVKLQETIDPTLPELASHIRDDFILGQTLLDAEPVVHHAAPDKAISTCITALACATLHESPTETFDEASAPISKPADEEQTVAILDSSFRSYPHQTTRMDIAIAFDPIAVAPKVAPTTYLDPSVFDRTTALIVLDVAPWVRGIVAYEHQLMQRRLKLSNLLSEGGKRKRMRTTRSAYSALEGGERRTTRRERHFGDCLSTHHVLRTGGDRWTDLVAEEVAKSEAEESTAASSPASDDLALP; the protein is encoded by the coding sequence ATGGtgcagggagaagatggcgaacCGTCGTCTAAGAAGCTCCATCCATTCTTCACCAAGAGCGATGTCGACCAGCCTATTGTTCCTCCGGCACCGTTACCTGTAGAGCCTACGCAGCCTGCATCCGACGATCTCCCTACAAGCACCACCGAAGGCCCCAAGCgaaagcgaagaagaacagacACTCCTCTGGCCCACGACGATCCCGAAGCCAAAAAGTCTCGTCGGGGAAGGAAGCCAGCAAAACAGACACTCAACGGTGCTATTTTGAGCCACCTCAATAGACCGGGCCAGGATGTTGTATCCGCAGGCGAACCCACGCCTGGCCAGCTAGCTACCGGCTTTCCAGCTTCAACGCTCAGCGAAGTGACCCcagagcagctggatgaAGCAACTCTCCAGACATTGAGCAAAACCGAGCCTCCACAATTCCCTCCTAGCTCTCTTCGGGACCCAACGCCCGTTCCTATGCAGCCAAAGAAGGTTCTCAAGTTCAATCCAAAAACTGGAACATTAGGCTCGCCCCCAAAGCCAAAAGCGACGAGCAAGCCGAGTCGCATTGTCACAATCAGATATGGACGGGACGATGAGCATCGAAAGAATATGGGTGACAAGATTACTGGCATACTCGAAGGAAGGTTGAACTTGTCGCTGGAGCCGAGCAAACGCAAAAGCACTCAGCCTAGACAGGAGCAGGGAACCGGGACAGCTGAAAAATCAAAAACTACACATCCATTCTTCATGGGTAAACCGAAACCGCAATCTGATGTCGGCACATCAGGCGATTCGACCAAGAAACCCTCGGGCCACAAGAGCAGCGTGTTTATGTCTACGCCGGTCTCACCAAAGAAACCCAGGAACCCTTTTTCTTCGGGGAAAGCCATCCAGTTTGGCATCAAATCAGGCGGTACCAAGATCCCCGGTGCCATGTATCCATTATGGCCAGCTCATGGGATGGCTCATGTGCGAGATGCCGATTTTCCATACACGAGGGCAACTGTTCGGGAATCGGGAATAGGTTACAGGAGATCAAAAAGGGTGGCTGTCTCTATTGCTCCTCACGAGTCTGTGCTGCGGCATCTTGTAGATGAGTTGGACATGACGGGAATGCGTCACAGCCTTCCTAAGGACGACAACAACTTCTTACCGGCACCTCCTGAACTACGCTTACCCCAGAGACACTTTGAAAGCGGCCGAAAGCTCCAGAAACGAATCCGACCACAATTACAGAGCCACATTACCAATCATTTCAACTACGATGAGAGCAATCTCGGCGTCGATGAGCTTGCGATTCAGCAACACTCCAAAACCCACCCTGCCATCAGTCGCCTCTACAGGACCTTGGAAACACAACTTTCAGCCTTTGATAGATCACAATGTGAAGGCAGCGCTTGGATTCAAAAGTACGCCCCAGTCACAGCTGCCCAAGTATTACAGCCAGGAAAGGAGGCGCTACTTCTCAGTGACTGGCTACAAGCTCTTAGGGTGCAGTCTGTAGGGTCCGGAAGTTCAGAAggcgacaagggcaaggggaagccgaagaagaagagaaagaagaataaacTCGACGGATTTGTCATTGAtagcgaagaggaggatgctgAGATGGACGAAATCTCCGATACCGACGAGGACTGGGCTGCGTTGCCTGGCTCGGGGCTGCTCAAAAGGTCCGTGATGCGCAGTATCAATATGGCGGGCAAGGGCAGCAAAGAGCAGGGTCGTCTCACAAATGCCATCGTCCTAAGCGGACCCCATGGAAGCGGCAAGACTGCAGCGGTCTATGCTGTTGCAAAAGAGCTGGATTTTGAGATTTTCGAAATCAACGCTGGTAGTCGCAGGAGTGGCAAGGACATTCTGGAAAAGGTTGGCGACATGACACGCAATCATTTGGTGCAGCACAACCGAGCCGAATCCACCGCGATCGATCCAGAAGAGGTGGCCAACGATATCAACTCTGGGAAGCAAGGCATGATGACATCGTTTTTCAAACCAAAGACGACGACACAACCGACGAAGCCGCAACGAGCAAAGCTGCCTGGTGAGAGCGTCGAGAAAGAGACGAAAGCGCCGCCTAAAAGTCAAAAGCAATCCCTCATTCTCCTCGAAGAAGTTGACATCCTTTTCGAAGAAGACAAGCAGTTTTGGGCGACTCTGACCAGTCTCATTGCACAGTCAAAACGACCATTCATCATGACGTGCAACGACGAGAGCCTAGTGCCTCTGCAGAGCTTGAATCTGCATGGAATCTTTCGTTTCTCACCCGCCCCCTCAAGCCTAGCCGTTGATCTCTGCCTCCTTATAGCCGCAAATGAAGGCCACGCCCTTCAAAGATCAGCTGTTGAGGCCTTGTATACCTCTCGCAATCACGACTTACGAGCAACAATCACTGAGCTCAACTACTGGTGTCAGATTGGAGTTGGCGACCGCAAGGGCGGGTTTGACTGGTTCTATCTTCGCTGGCCCAAAGGCTCCGACCTTGACGAGAACGGCGATGTGGTACGAGTCATCAGTGAAGATACTTATCAGAGGGGCATGGGATGGATTAGTCGAGACCCGGTCGTCTCTACTAGGGGACTTGCTGCTGAACAAGAGGCCATGGAGCAAGCTTGGGACTTTTGGGGTCTCGACATGGGGCATTGGCGCAACAGTGTCGACATGAGATTCCCGGCTACGAATACTGCAGAGTCAAAGAGAGATATAACAACTCTGAGGCATTTGGAGGCATATGATGACTTTTGCAGTGCCATGAGCAGTGCAGATCTCTACTCAGGGGGCGCCTACGGGGTCAAACTCCAGGAGACTATCGACCCAACACTACCTGAGCTCGCAAGTCACATCAGAGATGATTTCATCTTGGGACAGACTTTGCTAGATGCCGAACCCGTGGTACATCATGCCGCACCTGACAAGGCCATTTCGACATGTATCACGGCTCTGGCTTGTGCAACGCTGCATGAGTCGCCTACAGAGACGTTTGATGAGGCCTCGGCACCAATCTCGAAGccagcagatgaagagcagaCTGTTGCAATTCTCGATTCATCCTTCCGGTCGTATCCTCATCAAACGACGAGGATGGACATTGCCATCGCATTTGACCCCATCGCCGTGGCTCCCAAGGTTGCCCCAACCACATATCTCGACCCATCCGTTTTCGATCGCACAACGGCGCTCATTGTCCTCGATGTCGCGCCATGGGTTCGGGGCATCGTGGCATATGAACACCAGCTCATGCAGAGAcggctgaagctgagcaaCCTCCTCAGCGAGGGCGGCAAGCGGAAGCGAATGCGCACCACAAGGAGCGCCTACTCGGCGTTGGAAGGCGGAGAACGCCGGACAACCAGGAGGGAGAGGCACTTTGGCGATTGTCTGTCGACGCACCATGTTTTGCGTACGGGGGGTGATAGATGGACGGATCTGGTTGCAGAGGAGGTGGCCAAGTCGGAGGCGGAAGAGAGCACTGCGGCGAGCAGTCCTGCATCTGACGATTTAGCATTACCGTGA
- a CDS encoding utp8 family domain-containing protein, with protein MASEYRIHKPYVLATLPKPLDHTKGNIVAREVYGQRDGQKKRKRTELVVGVDGETTSIYDVPASRLITSYPIPPQESFTSPPYSVRVRRNNSSDALRYTFIATTDAGAHKITLFKDVAHRDGKTTSNSVSQVLSTSAVKYLTCSSPSNEAANIGDIIAVCEDGEVVCLSGETLAIRWSSSSKSMVQDLVAANVSDFHVEYALSGSAAEFNEGLFKNRPEVFSALPKAVDSQLELVVLISKSLSQNVESRHLIVLAAVSGDSSASADVQHLVPLDIVPITSIASQENAEQPVYQVDVQSGLLLQLQEGAIGVYDLTGAVPKLKSSIEAENAQSFARLFKPFILASSLNSIGLYNYQYRSVHSKATLDWSEVPTEGETPRSCQLISYLRSQDLVVALVENILVTIQVEPPKNSGKRRKEGLLIDSIGRGTGLEIPTKRTETEAADKLLANNELGKWEDILRGKFGVSKKGTGLTNGEKTKAQEASDSQELPEWEWLSRTPYPAVDRRWIIYAISQIFSVDIKEVNDITRPELRLVLPESNVTTYLVVAGHLTLSNLRTAFRDELAPEASDNRTVAGDLIRCLADADLSLTLLLNYLQATKLGEVELLLAIRALMLSMDLIPEGKLEATKLLTNEPHQSNSTGTGNKEDIEMDLDDLERKIAVTEHYLGDDSSSRSRGLTLAFTKLWRLPAVSTVKALRTTVSTDDIMSLIYLLRVELLRGAWTSLYIDPTSFDSEGNEPPPDGVIALIADLLGRCLDAVGAGGWLFNDAISWADKAETSDFLTALRLEVTAALEGIEEAVFLNGILGETVRFGNAVQKGSASRQNWGPNKPILVHLENRESRLLPLGLKTKLLPTREKVVSGGEVVQRSIRETGHLISQKVEAYSLEKLAI; from the exons ATGGCTTCCGAGTACAGAATACACAAGCCTTACGTGCTGGCAACGCTGCCGAAGCCTCTGGATCACACAAAGGGAAACATTGTCGCCAGAGAAGTCTATGGCCAGCGGGACggccagaagaagcgaaagcgAACAGAGCTTGTGGTTGGCGTTGATGGAGAGACAACCAGCATCTACGAC GTCCCCGCGTCAAGATTGATCACCTCATACCCGATTCCGCCCCAGGAATCGTTCACTAGCCCTCCTTACTCTGTCAGAGTCCGtcgcaacaacagcagcgaTGCTCTGCGATACACATTCATAGCGACTACTGACGCTGGGGCTCACAAAATCACTCTCTTCAAAGATGTAGCCCACCGCGACGGAAAGACGACGTCCAACAGCGTATCCCAAGTCTTGAGCACCTCCGCCGTCAAGTATCTTACTTGCTCTTCGCCCTCGAACGAAGCCGCAAACATTGGGGACATTATCGCCGTctgtgaagatggagaggttgTGTGCTTGTCTGGAGAGACTCTGGCTATCCGTTGGTCTTCTTCGTCCAAATCAATGGTTCAGGATCTAGTGGCCGCCAATGTCTCAGACTTTCATGTCGAATATGCTCTCTCGGGGAGCGCTGCCGAGTTCAACGAAGGACTATTCAAGAACCGACCTGAGGTCTTCAGTGCTCTGCCCAAGGCTGTTGATTCTCAGTTGGAGCTCGTTGTTCTCATTTCCAAGAGTTTGAGCCAAAACGTAGAGAGCCGGCATTTGATCGTTCTGGCAGCCGTGTCTGGGGACTCATCAGCGTCGGCAGATGTCCAGCACCTAGTCCCCCTCGACATTGTGCCAATCAcctccatcgccagccaGGAAAATGCCGAGCAGCCCGTTTACCAGGTGGATGTGCAATCCggtcttctccttcagcttcaagaggGTGCCATTGGCGTCTATGACCTGACTGGAGCAGTCCCCAAGCTCAAGTCCTCCATTGAGGCAGAGAATGCCCAATCGTTTGCCCGTCTCTTCAAGCCATTTATTCTCGCCTCTTCTCTAAACTCTATTGGTCTGTACAACTACCAGTATCGATCTGTGCACTCCAAGGCCACGCTGGACTGGTCTGAGGTTCCAACTGAAGGCGAGACACCGCGATCATGCCAACTCATCAGCTACCTGCGAAGCCAAGATCTCGTTGTCGCCCTTGTAGAGAACATCCTGGTTACCATTCAGGTCGAGCCGCCAAAGAACTCTGGCAAGCGACGAAAGGAAGGCCTCTTGATCGACTCCATCGGACGAGGCACAGGTCTTGAGATCCCAACCAAGAGG ACCGAAACGGAGGCAGCCGATAAGCTACTGGCGAATAATGAGCTTGGCAAGTGGGAAGATATCCTGCGCGGCAAGTTTGGTGTATCCAAAAAGGGCACAGGGCTGACGAACGgggagaagacaaaggctCAGGAAGCCTCTGACTCTCAGGAGTTGCCAGAATGGGAATGGTTATCGAGAACACCATATCCGGCGGTGGACCGCAGATGGATCATTTACGCCATCAGCCAGATATTTTCGGTCGACATTAAGGAGGTCAACGATATCACACGGCCCGAGCTGCGTCTTGTCTTGCCTGAGAGCAATGTGACAACATACCTGGTGGTTGCTGGCCACCTCACCCTATCCAACCTGCGAACAGCCTTTAGGGATGAGCTAGCACCCGAAGCGTCAGACAACCGTACCGTGGCGGGCGACTTGATTCGATGCCTTGCGGATGCCGATCTCTCTCTGACCCTGCTTTTGAACTACCTGCAGGCAACAAAGCTAGGCGAAGTCGAACTTTTGCTTGCCATTAGAGCTCTGATGCTCAGCATGGACTTGATTCCCGAGGGGAAATTGGAGGCCACCAAGCTACTGACGAACGAGCCGCATCAAAGCAACAGCACCGGTACTGGCAACAAGGAGGACATTGAGATGGACCTGGATGATTTGGAGCGGAAGATTGCAGTTACAGAGCACTATCTCGGCGATGACTCAAGTAGCCGCTCCCGTGGATTGACTCTGGCATTCACCAAGCTGTGGCGTCTGCCTGCAGTGTCTACGGTCAAGGCACTCCGAACGACGGTGTCGACGGACGACATCATGTCGCTCATCTATCTGCTACGAGTGGAGCTGCTACGTGGAGCGTGGACTTCGCTGTACATTGATCCTACCAGCTTTGACTCAGAGGGCAACGAACCTCCTCCGGATGGTGTCATTGCTCTGATTGCCGACCTCTTGGGCCGATGCCTGGATGCGGTGGGAGCCGGCGGGTGGCTGTTCAATGATGCCATCTCTTGGGCAGACAAGGCCGAGACAAGCGACTTTTTGACTGCCCTACGACTGGAAGTGACTGCCGCGCTGGAGGGAATCGAAGAAGCCGTCTTCTTGAACGGTATCCTGGGAGAAACTGTACGATTCGGAAATGCAGTACAGAAGGGCAGTGCAAGTAGACAGAATTGGGGCCCGAACAAGCCGATCCTCGTCCACTTGGAGAACCGCGAATCTCGACTGCTGCCGCTTGGCTTGAAGACTAAGCTGCTGCCTACGAGGGAAAAGGTGGTGTCGGGAGGTGAAGTGGTTCAGCGAAGCATTCGAGAAACCGGACACCTGATCAGTCAAAAGGTGGAGGCTTACTCGCTGGAGAAGCTAGCCATTTGA
- a CDS encoding mitochondrial ATPase expression domain-containing protein, translating to MSRIGWEFTAWTDILSDVNLPYHEAAVREARELPVSTFSEILRSIDPIQSPEADIAHGLNLTPAHAQFTFPGMLLNQFGVRKVHHGILQGVRTLIEIRSQAPPSHSPTAADFEVAMRCAGAAMDHQQAKAFWTAMAAQGLQDSRSSKSWSDFIKARFIVEPVYYQFDRSRVAFLARDLYSNHNPLPVSKLERLDNIRFSVNALKREPWNRRPDQLDEDLRRLLRRRAGYTSYKNHWIRNLYYGHEMDEELLCTSMIAFARSSSVYSIKKLILESYYGIVVTTTEEGGIQVSGGRDFAHNSPLKPTPRLLQAIVEAFGSMSHIVLGTKLLDYVSRRYGIAIPHETWSSLLSWTYVSASKPFKRTRDIHTGNLSTATSAADVRHIWDVMTAAPYSITPTLADLDIYIKTLINQRSFGQAIAAIRTHAIPLYNSLCTRHQTALADEVLQLDALYSISAAHASSLTSRATFRRRKAQLLKDHAHHTISSWLARLLKSASATKARQGSLMRVRIPDLLLEFPDFFHHEIRYRTAQGHVVLRRPEADVTRRFDWDAGTFRRTLPQKKAGLYAREFEGASDPEFPWPQVDSIKVLEWKRVPRKRSELARRPPGEAARESRAKGWWNALEEELML from the coding sequence ATGTCTCGAATCGGCTGGGAATTCACTGCCTGGACCGATATTCTAAGCGATGTCAACTTACCATATCATGAAGCTGCAGTTCGAGAGGCCCGAGAGCTTCCTGTATCGACCTTTTCCGAGATTCTGCGCAGTATTGACCCGATACAGTCTCCTGAAGCTGATATCGCACATGGACTCAACCTCACTCCGGCACATGCGCAGTTCACCTTTCCCGGCATGCTGCTGAACCAGTTTGGTGTGCGCAAAGTCCATCACGGCATCCTTCAGGGCGTTCGAACCCTCATTGAGATCCGCAGTCAAGCCCCGCCGTCTCACAGCCCAACGGCCGCAGACTTTGAAGTAGCCATGAGATGTGCCGGCGCAGCAATGGACCATCAACAAGCCAAGGCATTCTGGACCGCCATGGCAGCTCAAGGCTTGCAGGACTCTCGATCGTCAAAGTCATGGTCAGACTTTATCAAGGCTCGTTTCATAGTAGAGCCCGTCTACTACCAGTTCGACCGCTCCAGAGTTGCTTTCCTTGCGCGCGACCTGTACAGCAACCACAATCCGCTGCCGGTATCGAAGCTTGAACGCCTGGACAACATCAGATTCAGCGTTAATGCGCTAAAGAGAGAACCATGGAACCGCAGGCCAGATCAGTTGGACGAAGACTTGCGGCGTCTCCTCCGCCGGCGCGCGGGCTACACAAGCTACAAGAACCACTGGATACGCAATCTCTACTACGGCCACGAAATGGACGAAGAGCTACTGTGCACCTCCATGATTGCCTTTGCCAGGTCCAGCTCAGTCTActccatcaagaagctgatcCTGGAGAGCTACTacggcatcgtcgtcaccaccaccgaaGAAGGCGGCATCCAAGTCTCCGGAGGCCGCGATTTCGCCCACAACTCCCCCCTGAAACCGACCCCTCGTCTCTTGCAGGCCATCGTCGAGGCCTTTGGCTCCATGTCGCACATCGTCCTCGGCACGAAGCTGCTGGACTACGTCTCCCGCCGCTacggcatcgccatcccGCACGAGACGTGGTCCAGCCTCCTCAGCTGGACCTACGTCTCGGCCTCCAAGCCCTTCAAGCGCACCCGCGACATCCACACCGGCAACTTATCCACGGCCACTTCCGCCGCCGACGTCCGCCACATCTGGGACGTCATGACCGCGGCGCCGTACAGCATCACGCCGACGCTGGCCGACCTCGACATCTACATCAAGACGCTCATCAACCAGCGCTCCTTCGGCCAagccatcgccgccatccGCACCCACGCAATCCCCCTCTACAACTCCCTCTGCACCCGCCATCAAACCGCCCTCGCCGACGAAGTCCTCCAGCTCGACGCCCTCTACTCAATCTCCGCCGCCCACGCCTCCTCCCTCACCTCCCGCGCCACCTTCCGCCGCCGCAAAgcccagctcctcaaagACCACGCCCACCACACAATCTCCTCCTGGCTCGCCCGCCTCCTCAAGTCTGCCTCCGCCACAAAGGCCCGCCAGGGCTCCCTCATGCGCGTCCGTATCCCggacctcctcctcgagtTCCCCGACTTCTTCCACCACGAGATCCGCTACCGCACCGCCCAGGGCCACGTCGTCCTGCGCCGGCCCGAAGCCGACGTCACACGGCGCTTCGACTGGGACGCGGGGACCTTCCGCCGCACCTTGCCGCAGAAAAAGGCCGGTCTGTATGCGCGAGAGTTTGAGGGCGCTAGCGACCCCGAGTTTCCCTGGCCGCAGgttgacagcatcaaggtATTGGAGTGGAAGAGGGTGCCGAGGAAGAGATCTGAGTTGGCTCGTCGGCCGCCGGGCGAGGCGGCGAGGGAGTCGAGGGCGAAAGGATGGTGGAAtgccctggaagaagaacTGATGCTGTAG
- a CDS encoding LSM domain-containing protein, with product MADVGEESSHVAEPLDLVRLLLNEVVFVKLRGDRELKGKLHAYDSHCNLVLGDVEETIYAVDDDEEESDEVKTISRKSEMLFVRGDSVVLISPQVPF from the exons ATGGCGGATGTTGGGGAGGAATCCAGCCACGTGGCTGAGCCGCTCGATCTCgtgcggctgctgctcaacGAAGTGGTCTTTGTCAAGCTGCGCGGTGACCGAGAGCTCAAGGGCAAGCTCCAT GCCTACGACAGCCACTGCAACCTGGTGCTGGGCGATGTGGAAGAGACCATCTACGCcgtcgacgatgacgaggaggagagcgacGAGGTCAAG ACAATTAGCAGGAAATCAGAAATGTTGTTTGTGAGAG GCGATAGCGTCGTTTTAATCTCTCCCCAGGTTCCTTTCTAG